Proteins from one Bacteroides zhangwenhongii genomic window:
- a CDS encoding toprim domain-containing protein has protein sequence MEIDALRQIPLEDFLARLGHEPVRRRGNEWWYAAPYRTERTPSFRVNVDKQLWYDFGLGKGGDIFTLAGEFVHSCDFMEQAKFITEAGIVPLPQTEPRPHKAVGKKPAFEEVEVRALSHRALLSYLEERGVASAIAGRHCKEVHFRLNGKRYFAIGFGNRSGGFELRNRFFKGCIPPKDITLTKYGSSRCHLYEGFMDWLSALALGIGHAEDSLVLNSVANADKAIPALENYHEIVCHLDHDEAGRRTVGVLRKRFGERVADHSGRYSGYKDLNEYLVAKQKISNHQNKE, from the coding sequence ATGGAGATTGACGCATTGAGGCAGATACCACTGGAGGACTTTCTCGCACGTTTAGGGCATGAGCCTGTCCGAAGAAGGGGTAATGAATGGTGGTATGCCGCACCTTACCGCACGGAGCGCACTCCCTCGTTTCGTGTGAACGTGGACAAGCAGCTTTGGTATGACTTCGGTCTGGGCAAGGGCGGCGACATCTTCACGCTGGCAGGCGAGTTTGTCCACAGTTGCGACTTCATGGAGCAGGCAAAGTTCATCACGGAAGCGGGCATCGTTCCGCTTCCGCAGACAGAACCTCGCCCTCATAAAGCCGTGGGAAAGAAGCCTGCCTTTGAGGAGGTGGAGGTAAGGGCGTTAAGTCATCGGGCATTGCTCTCGTATTTGGAGGAACGTGGCGTTGCTTCGGCGATTGCTGGGCGGCATTGCAAGGAAGTCCATTTCCGGCTCAACGGCAAGCGGTATTTTGCCATCGGTTTCGGGAATCGCAGCGGTGGATTTGAACTGCGCAACCGCTTCTTCAAGGGTTGCATACCGCCGAAGGACATCACGCTGACGAAGTATGGAAGCTCTCGCTGCCACCTCTACGAGGGATTTATGGATTGGCTATCTGCGCTGGCTCTGGGCATCGGACATGCGGAGGACAGCCTTGTGCTGAACTCCGTAGCCAATGCGGACAAGGCAATACCTGCCTTGGAGAACTACCACGAGATAGTCTGCCACCTCGATCATGACGAGGCGGGGCGCAGGACGGTGGGAGTCTTGCGGAAACGGTTCGGTGAGCGTGTGGCAGACCATTCCGGACGCTATTCGGGCTACAAGGACTTGAACGAGTACCTTGTGGCCAAACAGAAAATCAGTAACCATCAAAACAAAGAATGA
- a CDS encoding conjugal transfer protein TraO, producing the protein MKKFLFMILASLALFTGQAHAQRCLPKMQGIEVRANMVDGFNPGGNDGGYSLGTALSTYTKGGNKWVFGGEYLLKNKPYKEEKIPVAQFMAEGGYYLKVLSDARKTLFVYAGASALSGYETVNWGDKVLHDGAMLHDKDSFIYGGALTLDVEFYVADRIALLANLRERCLWGNSTGHFHTQFGVGVKFIIN; encoded by the coding sequence ATGAAGAAGTTTCTTTTTATGATTCTCGCGTCGCTTGCCCTGTTTACGGGGCAGGCGCACGCCCAGCGATGTCTCCCGAAGATGCAGGGCATCGAGGTGAGGGCGAACATGGTGGACGGCTTCAATCCCGGCGGCAATGATGGAGGGTACAGTCTTGGCACGGCTCTCTCCACCTATACCAAAGGCGGCAACAAGTGGGTGTTCGGTGGTGAGTACCTGCTGAAGAACAAGCCCTACAAGGAGGAGAAGATACCCGTGGCGCAGTTTATGGCGGAGGGCGGCTACTATCTGAAAGTGCTGTCGGACGCAAGGAAAACGCTCTTTGTCTATGCCGGGGCTTCGGCTCTTTCAGGCTATGAGACGGTGAACTGGGGAGACAAGGTGCTGCATGACGGGGCGATGCTCCACGATAAGGATTCCTTCATCTATGGCGGTGCGCTGACACTCGATGTGGAGTTTTATGTGGCCGACCGTATCGCCCTGCTCGCCAACCTCAGGGAAAGGTGTCTCTGGGGCAACTCCACAGGGCATTTCCATACGCAGTTCGGCGTGGGCGTGAAGTTCATCATTAACTGA
- a CDS encoding glycoside hydrolase family protein, with the protein MMRIFMVICCAFLTVSPLLAQGDRMEAARIYRLPRFERAVRCIKFFEGWHTEKHHPYVGYGHQLQPGERYSARTMTRRQGEALLRKDLRKFCAMFRKFGKDSLLLATLAYNVGPYRLLGSDKIPKSKLIRKLEAGDRNIYQEYIAFCNYKGKRHAMLLKRRKAEFALLYVP; encoded by the coding sequence ATGATGCGGATATTCATGGTTATCTGCTGTGCATTCCTGACGGTCAGCCCTCTGCTTGCACAGGGCGACCGCATGGAGGCGGCAAGGATATATCGCCTGCCCCGGTTTGAGAGGGCGGTGCGCTGTATCAAGTTCTTTGAGGGGTGGCACACCGAAAAACATCATCCGTACGTTGGATATGGTCATCAGTTGCAACCGGGCGAGAGGTATTCGGCAAGGACAATGACACGCAGGCAGGGCGAGGCGTTGCTGCGGAAGGATTTGAGGAAGTTCTGTGCCATGTTCCGCAAGTTCGGGAAAGATTCTCTCTTGCTTGCCACACTTGCCTACAATGTCGGTCCGTATAGGCTCTTGGGAAGCGACAAAATACCCAAAAGCAAGTTGATAAGGAAGTTAGAGGCAGGCGACCGCAACATCTATCAGGAGTACATCGCTTTCTGCAACTACAAGGGGAAACGGCACGCCATGCTGCTTAAACGCAGGAAAGCGGAGTTTGCGCTGCTGTATGTACCCTGA
- the traK gene encoding conjugative transposon protein TraK codes for MEFKSLKNIETSFRQIRLFSMVFLALCAVVTVWSVWSSYRFAEKQREKIYVLDNGKSLMLALSQDLSQNRPAEAREHVRRFHELFFTLSPEKSAIEHNVKRALLLADRSVYNYYSDFAEKGYYNRIIAGNINQVLKVDSVVCDFNGYPYRATTYARQQIIRQSNITERSLVTTCRLLNASRSDDNPNGFTIEGFTIIENKDLQTIKR; via the coding sequence ATGGAATTCAAGTCATTAAAGAACATCGAGACCTCGTTCAGGCAGATTCGCCTGTTCAGCATGGTGTTCCTCGCCTTGTGTGCCGTGGTGACGGTGTGGAGCGTGTGGAGTTCCTACCGCTTTGCGGAGAAGCAGCGGGAGAAAATCTATGTGCTGGACAACGGGAAGTCGCTGATGCTGGCCCTCTCGCAGGACCTGTCGCAGAACCGTCCGGCGGAGGCGAGGGAGCATGTGCGCCGCTTCCATGAGCTGTTCTTCACGCTCTCGCCGGAGAAGAGCGCAATTGAGCACAACGTGAAGCGGGCGCTGCTGCTGGCCGACCGCAGCGTGTACAACTACTATTCGGACTTTGCGGAGAAGGGTTACTACAACCGCATCATCGCAGGCAACATCAATCAGGTGCTGAAAGTGGACAGCGTGGTGTGCGACTTCAACGGCTATCCGTACCGTGCCACCACCTACGCACGGCAGCAGATTATCCGGCAGAGCAACATTACGGAGCGTAGCCTCGTGACGACGTGCCGCCTGCTGAACGCATCACGTTCGGACGACAATCCCAACGGATTCACCATCGAGGGATTCACCATCATTGAGAACAAGGATTTACAGACAATCAAACGATGA
- a CDS encoding TraL conjugative transposon family protein — protein MKENRIRKTAWRLFWSLRDKRKQMTKSAKDRLESLPHRTKRRIVLGMLAVFAVLALYTFGKAVYDIGRDESPTIETGHIKPLNVNAYGTDED, from the coding sequence ATGAAAGAAAACAGAATCAGAAAAACGGCGTGGAGGCTCTTCTGGAGTCTCCGCGACAAAAGAAAGCAGATGACGAAGTCGGCGAAAGACCGGCTGGAGAGTCTGCCACATCGGACGAAGAGACGCATCGTATTGGGAATGCTCGCCGTCTTTGCGGTGCTTGCCCTCTACACTTTCGGCAAAGCCGTCTATGACATCGGAAGGGACGAAAGTCCCACAATAGAAACAGGACATATCAAACCATTAAACGTAAATGCGTATGGAACAGACGAAGATTGA
- a CDS encoding DUF4141 domain-containing protein, translating into MKARMTILICLCLLTAGKASAQWTVIDPSNIAQSIVNTSKNVAHTSTTATHMVKNFQETVKIYEQGKKYYDALKSVNNLVKDARKVQQTILMVGDITDIYVNSFQKMMRDENFTVEELSAIAFGYTKLLEESNDVLTELKNVVNITTLSMTDKDRMDVVEGCYQKMKRYRNLVSYYTNKNISVSYLRAKKKNDLDRVMGLYGSANERYW; encoded by the coding sequence ATGAAAGCAAGAATGACAATCCTTATCTGCCTGTGCCTGCTGACGGCGGGCAAGGCAAGCGCACAGTGGACGGTCATCGACCCGTCCAACATCGCGCAAAGCATCGTGAACACCTCCAAGAACGTGGCGCACACATCGACAACGGCGACCCACATGGTCAAGAACTTTCAGGAGACAGTGAAAATCTACGAGCAGGGCAAGAAGTATTACGATGCCCTGAAGTCGGTGAACAACCTCGTCAAGGATGCCCGCAAGGTGCAGCAGACCATCCTGATGGTGGGCGACATCACGGACATCTACGTGAACAGCTTCCAGAAGATGATGCGCGACGAGAACTTCACGGTGGAGGAACTCTCAGCCATCGCCTTCGGCTATACCAAGCTGCTGGAGGAGAGCAACGACGTGCTGACGGAGCTGAAGAACGTGGTGAACATCACCACGCTCTCCATGACGGACAAGGACCGCATGGACGTGGTGGAGGGCTGTTACCAGAAGATGAAGCGGTACCGCAACCTCGTGAGCTACTACACCAACAAGAACATCAGCGTGAGCTACCTGCGGGCGAAGAAGAAAAACGACCTCGACCGCGTGATGGGACTCTACGGCAGTGCCAACGAAAGATACTGGTAG
- a CDS encoding TraG family conjugative transposon ATPase translates to MRNISKMTTLENKFPLLAVEHGCIVSKDADLTVAYEVELPELYTVTGAEYEAIHGCWCKAIKVLPDYSIVHKQDWFIKEQYKPELHKDDMSFLSRSFERHFNERPYLKHTCYLFLTKTTKERNRMQSNFSTLCRGHIIPKELDRETAEKFMEATEQFARIMNDSGFIRLRRLTTDELVGTGDKAGLIERYFSLMPEGDRTLQDIGLSAREMRIGDNRLCLHTLSDAEDLPGKVATDVRYEKLSTDRSDCRLSFASPVGLLLPCNHIYNQYVILDNSEENLQKFEKSARNMQSLSRYSRSNSINREWIEQYLNEAHSYGLTSVRAHFNVMAWSDDAEELRHIKNDVGSQLAGMECMPRHNTIDCPTLYWAAMPGNAADFPAEESFYTFTEQAVCLFTEETNYRSSLSPFGIKMVDRLTGKPLHLDISDLPMKRGVTTNRNKFVLGPSGSGKSFFMNHLVRQYYEQGTHVVLVDTGNSYQGLCEMIRRKTHGEDGVYFTYTEEKPISFNPFYTDDYVFDVEKKDSIKTLLLTLWKSEDDKVTKTESGELGSAVNAYIERIRADRSITPSFNTFYEYMRDDYRRELAEREIKVEKSDFNIDNMLTTMRQYYRGGRYDFLLNSTENIDLLGKRFIVFEIDSIKENRELFPVVTIIIMEAFINKMRRLKGVRKQLIVEEAWKALSSANMAEYLRYMYKTVRKYYGEAIVVTQEVDDIISSPVVKESIINNSDCKILLDQRKYMNKFDQIQALLGLTEKEKSQILSINMANHPSRLYKEVWIGLGGTQSAVYATEVSAEEYLAYTTEETEKVEVYRLAEQLGGDIEAAIRQLAEKRRTSKT, encoded by the coding sequence ATGAGGAACATATCCAAAATGACGACACTGGAAAACAAGTTCCCCCTGCTGGCGGTGGAGCACGGCTGCATCGTCTCGAAGGATGCCGACCTCACGGTCGCCTACGAGGTGGAGCTGCCGGAACTCTACACCGTGACGGGTGCGGAATACGAGGCCATACACGGCTGCTGGTGCAAGGCCATCAAGGTGCTGCCCGACTACTCCATCGTCCACAAGCAGGACTGGTTCATCAAGGAACAGTACAAGCCGGAGTTGCACAAGGACGACATGAGTTTCCTGAGCCGCTCGTTTGAGCGTCACTTCAACGAGCGTCCCTACCTGAAGCACACCTGCTACCTCTTCCTGACGAAGACCACGAAGGAGCGCAACCGTATGCAGAGCAACTTCAGCACGCTGTGCCGTGGGCATATCATCCCGAAGGAACTGGACAGGGAGACGGCGGAGAAATTCATGGAGGCTACGGAACAGTTCGCCCGCATCATGAACGACAGCGGCTTCATCAGGCTGCGCCGCCTCACCACCGATGAGCTTGTCGGTACGGGGGACAAGGCCGGACTCATAGAGCGTTACTTCTCCCTCATGCCCGAAGGCGACAGGACACTGCAGGACATCGGCCTCTCGGCAAGGGAGATGCGCATCGGCGACAACCGCCTGTGCCTGCACACCCTATCCGATGCGGAAGACCTGCCCGGCAAGGTGGCGACCGATGTCAGGTACGAGAAACTCTCCACCGACCGCTCGGACTGCCGCCTCTCCTTCGCCAGTCCCGTGGGACTGCTGCTGCCCTGCAACCACATCTACAACCAGTATGTGATTCTGGACAACAGCGAGGAGAACCTGCAGAAGTTCGAGAAGTCCGCCCGTAACATGCAGTCGCTCTCCCGATACAGTAGGAGCAACAGCATCAACCGTGAGTGGATAGAGCAATACCTGAACGAGGCGCACTCCTACGGGCTGACCTCAGTGAGGGCGCACTTCAACGTCATGGCGTGGAGCGACGATGCGGAGGAGTTGCGCCACATCAAGAACGACGTGGGCAGTCAGCTGGCAGGCATGGAGTGCATGCCGCGCCACAACACCATCGACTGCCCCACGCTTTACTGGGCGGCGATGCCCGGCAATGCGGCGGACTTCCCTGCGGAGGAGTCGTTCTACACCTTCACCGAACAGGCCGTGTGCCTCTTCACGGAGGAGACCAACTACCGCAGCTCGCTCTCGCCCTTCGGCATCAAGATGGTGGACAGGCTCACGGGCAAGCCCCTGCACCTCGACATCAGCGACCTGCCCATGAAGCGGGGCGTCACCACCAACCGCAACAAGTTTGTGCTGGGTCCGTCGGGCAGCGGCAAGTCGTTCTTCATGAACCACCTTGTGCGCCAGTACTACGAGCAGGGCACGCACGTGGTGCTGGTGGATACGGGAAACTCCTACCAGGGGCTGTGCGAGATGATACGGCGCAAGACACACGGCGAGGACGGCGTGTATTTCACCTACACGGAGGAGAAGCCTATCTCGTTCAACCCGTTCTATACCGACGACTATGTGTTCGACGTGGAGAAGAAGGACAGCATCAAGACGCTGCTGCTGACGCTCTGGAAGTCGGAGGACGACAAGGTGACGAAGACGGAGAGCGGCGAGCTGGGCAGTGCGGTGAACGCCTACATCGAGCGCATCAGGGCAGACAGGAGCATCACGCCCTCGTTCAACACCTTCTACGAGTACATGCGCGACGATTACCGCCGCGAGCTGGCGGAGCGGGAGATAAAGGTGGAGAAGTCCGACTTCAACATCGACAACATGCTCACCACCATGCGGCAGTATTACCGGGGCGGTCGCTACGACTTCCTGCTCAACTCCACAGAGAACATCGACCTGCTCGGCAAGCGGTTCATCGTCTTCGAGATTGACAGTATCAAGGAAAACCGTGAGCTGTTCCCAGTCGTGACCATCATCATCATGGAAGCCTTCATCAACAAGATGCGCCGATTGAAGGGCGTGCGCAAGCAGCTGATTGTGGAGGAGGCATGGAAGGCTCTCTCTTCGGCAAACATGGCGGAATACCTGAGGTACATGTACAAGACCGTGCGCAAGTATTACGGCGAGGCCATCGTGGTAACACAGGAGGTGGACGACATCATATCCTCGCCCGTGGTGAAGGAGAGCATCATCAACAACTCCGACTGCAAGATACTGCTCGACCAACGGAAGTACATGAACAAGTTCGACCAGATACAGGCGTTGCTCGGACTGACTGAGAAGGAGAAGTCGCAGATTCTCTCCATCAACATGGCCAACCACCCGTCACGGCTCTACAAGGAGGTGTGGATCGGGCTGGGCGGCACGCAGTCGGCGGTCTATGCCACCGAGGTGAGCGCGGAGGAATACCTTGCCTACACCACCGAGGAAACGGAGAAGGTGGAGGTCTATCGGCTGGCGGAGCAACTGGGCGGCGACATCGAAGCCGCCATCCGGCAACTGGCGGAGAAAAGAAGGACAAGCAAGACATGA
- a CDS encoding DUF3876 domain-containing protein — MLLLCGIVLGMASMAMQSCSEAARDDRPALCGNWESVEGKPDVLIYKEGKAYKVTVFKRKGLGRELKPQTYLLQMENGNLFMNTGFRIDVSYNEETDVLTFSPNGDYVRVRQEQTKQ; from the coding sequence ATGCTGCTCCTTTGCGGCATCGTGCTGGGAATGGCGAGTATGGCCATGCAGTCGTGCAGTGAGGCGGCAAGGGACGACCGTCCCGCCCTCTGCGGCAACTGGGAGAGCGTGGAGGGTAAGCCCGACGTGCTCATCTATAAGGAGGGCAAGGCATACAAGGTGACGGTGTTCAAGCGCAAGGGACTGGGACGCGAGCTGAAACCGCAGACCTACCTCCTGCAGATGGAGAACGGCAACCTCTTCATGAATACGGGATTCCGCATCGACGTATCCTACAACGAGGAGACGGACGTGCTGACCTTCTCGCCCAACGGGGACTATGTAAGAGTAAGACAGGAACAGACCAAACAATAG
- a CDS encoding DUF3872 domain-containing protein — MATVLFVGLMGCFLASCDGELDIQQSYPFTVETMPVPGKVTKGQTVEIRCEMKKEGNYANALYTIRYFQFEGEGTLKMDNGITFLPNDRYLLENEKFRLYYTSGCSEAQNFIVVVEDNFGNAYELEFDFNNQNVKDETLSVVPIGNFKPLS; from the coding sequence ATGGCAACCGTCCTGTTCGTGGGGCTGATGGGGTGTTTCCTCGCCTCCTGCGATGGCGAGCTGGACATACAGCAGTCTTATCCGTTCACGGTGGAGACGATGCCCGTACCGGGCAAGGTGACGAAGGGGCAGACGGTGGAGATACGCTGCGAGATGAAGAAGGAGGGCAACTATGCCAATGCGCTCTACACCATCCGCTATTTCCAGTTTGAGGGTGAGGGTACGCTGAAGATGGACAACGGTATTACGTTCCTGCCCAACGACCGCTACCTGCTCGAGAACGAGAAGTTCCGCCTGTACTACACTTCGGGATGCAGCGAGGCGCAGAACTTCATCGTGGTGGTGGAGGACAATTTCGGGAATGCCTACGAGCTGGAGTTTGACTTCAACAACCAGAATGTGAAGGACGAAACGCTGTCCGTAGTTCCCATCGGTAACTTCAAACCCTTGTCGTGA
- the traN gene encoding conjugative transposon protein TraN — MRKAIMIFALAMGIVTANAQENKTVKESNVSDGQPTLTKEVYPQKEADGDLYHGLTKKLTFDRMIPPHGLEVTYDKTVHIIFPAEVRYVDLGSPNLIAGKADGAENVIRVKATVKNFKNETNMSVITEDGSFYTFNVKYAKEPLLLNVEMCDFIHDGEAVNRPNNAQEIYLKELGSESPMLVRLIMKSIHKQNKREVKHIGCKRFGIQYLLKGIYTHNGLLYFHTEIKNQSNVPFDVDYVTWKIVDKKVAKRTAVQEQVVLPLRAQNYATCVPGKKSERTVFTMAKFTIPDDKCLVVELNEKNGGRHQSFVIENEDLVRANTINELQVR, encoded by the coding sequence ATGAGAAAAGCAATCATGATTTTTGCCCTCGCGATGGGCATCGTAACTGCCAATGCGCAGGAGAACAAGACCGTGAAGGAAAGTAACGTGAGTGACGGACAGCCGACCCTGACCAAGGAGGTCTATCCGCAGAAGGAGGCGGACGGCGACCTGTATCACGGGCTGACGAAGAAGCTGACCTTCGACCGCATGATTCCGCCCCACGGGTTGGAGGTGACGTACGACAAGACCGTACACATCATCTTCCCGGCAGAGGTGCGCTATGTGGATTTGGGCTCGCCCAACCTGATAGCGGGCAAGGCGGACGGTGCGGAGAACGTGATCCGTGTGAAGGCAACCGTGAAGAACTTCAAGAACGAGACGAACATGAGCGTCATCACGGAGGACGGCAGCTTCTACACCTTCAATGTGAAGTATGCCAAGGAGCCGCTGCTGCTCAACGTGGAGATGTGCGACTTCATCCACGACGGCGAGGCGGTGAACCGTCCGAACAATGCTCAGGAGATTTACCTGAAGGAACTGGGCAGCGAGAGTCCGATGCTGGTGCGACTTATCATGAAGTCCATCCACAAGCAGAACAAGCGTGAGGTGAAGCACATCGGCTGCAAGCGTTTCGGCATACAGTACCTGCTGAAAGGAATCTACACGCACAACGGACTGCTGTATTTCCACACGGAAATCAAGAACCAGAGCAACGTGCCGTTTGATGTGGACTACGTGACATGGAAGATTGTGGACAAGAAGGTGGCGAAGCGTACCGCCGTGCAGGAGCAGGTTGTCCTGCCACTCCGTGCGCAGAATTATGCTACCTGCGTGCCTGGCAAAAAGAGCGAGCGCACGGTGTTCACGATGGCGAAGTTCACCATCCCTGACGACAAGTGCCTCGTGGTGGAACTGAATGAGAAGAACGGTGGTCGTCACCAATCCTTCGTGATTGAGAACGAGGATTTGGTGCGTGCCAATACCATCAACGAACTTCAAGTGCGCTGA
- the traJ gene encoding conjugative transposon protein TraJ yields MDFENLHQILRSLYDEMMPLCEDMAGVAKGIAGLGALFYVAYRVWQSLAHAEPIDVFPMLRPFAIGLCIMFFPTVVLGTLSGVLSPIVQGTAKMLEAETLDMNEYREQKDKLEYEAMKRNPETAYLVSNEEFDKQLEELGWSPDDLVTMAGMYIERSMYQMKKGVRDFFRELLELLFQAAALVIDTLRTFFLVVLSILGPIAFAISVWDGFQSTLTQWICRYVQVYLWLPVSDMFSTILAKIQVLMLQSDIERMQADPNFSLDSSDGVYIVFMIIGIIGYFTIPTVSGWIIQAGGMGNYGRNVNQTAGKAGGFAGSVAGATAGNVAGRVGKLLR; encoded by the coding sequence ATGGACTTCGAGAACCTTCACCAGATACTGCGGTCGCTCTACGACGAGATGATGCCGCTGTGCGAGGACATGGCGGGTGTGGCGAAAGGCATCGCCGGACTGGGCGCACTCTTCTACGTGGCCTACCGGGTATGGCAGTCGCTGGCGCATGCCGAACCGATAGACGTGTTCCCGATGCTCCGTCCGTTTGCCATAGGGCTGTGCATCATGTTCTTCCCCACGGTGGTGCTGGGCACGCTCAGCGGAGTGCTCTCGCCGATTGTGCAGGGCACGGCCAAGATGCTGGAGGCGGAGACGCTGGACATGAACGAGTACCGGGAGCAGAAGGACAAGCTGGAGTACGAGGCGATGAAGCGCAACCCGGAGACGGCCTACTTAGTGTCGAACGAGGAGTTCGACAAGCAGCTGGAGGAACTGGGATGGTCGCCCGACGACCTTGTCACCATGGCGGGGATGTACATCGAGCGGAGCATGTACCAGATGAAGAAGGGCGTGCGCGACTTCTTCCGCGAGTTGCTGGAACTGCTGTTTCAGGCCGCTGCCCTCGTGATAGACACACTGAGGACGTTCTTCCTCGTAGTGCTGTCGATACTGGGGCCGATAGCCTTCGCCATCTCGGTGTGGGACGGTTTCCAGAGCACGCTGACGCAGTGGATATGCCGCTATGTGCAGGTGTATCTGTGGCTGCCCGTGTCGGACATGTTCAGCACCATACTGGCCAAAATACAGGTGCTGATGCTACAGAGCGACATCGAGCGGATGCAGGCCGACCCGAACTTCTCGTTGGATTCGAGCGACGGGGTGTATATCGTGTTCATGATCATCGGCATCATCGGCTACTTCACCATCCCCACCGTGTCGGGCTGGATTATCCAAGCCGGAGGCATGGGCAACTATGGGCGCAACGTGAACCAGACGGCTGGCAAGGCTGGCGGCTTCGCCGGCAGTGTGGCGGGTGCTACTGCTGGCAATGTGGCAGGACGTGTCGGGAAACTGCTGAGATAA
- the traM gene encoding conjugative transposon protein TraM — protein MEQTKIEVQDKDKTPDKEKGKEKPKQERTPLTEAERLRRQKMIVLPVMVLVFLGAMWLIFGPSSEGTKEPGMDGYNMEMPDADKADRQIIGDKAKAYEQGAMEERKENRNRSMMELGDMFDREVAGNESSADFSLTDNDSTEKSKPLAPQSIRSSATAYRDLNTTLGSFYEQPKEENAEMEELLERIASLESELESEKDKASDMDDQVALMEKSYELAAKYMGGQNGGQPKQEAMPATVSKAGKNAVSPVRQVTKQVVSALGQPMSNEEFVAANAQERNYGFNTAVGKVGVTDKNTISACVYGAQSVTDGQAVKLRLLEPMAVAERIIPRNAVVVGAARVQGERLDIEITSIEHEGTIVPVELSVYDTDGQQGIFIPGSMEMDAVREVAANMGGSLGSSINISTNAGAQLASDLGKGLIQGTSQYIAKKMRTVKVHLKAGYKVMLYQDRD, from the coding sequence ATGGAACAGACGAAGATTGAAGTACAAGACAAGGACAAGACTCCCGACAAGGAGAAAGGCAAGGAAAAGCCCAAGCAGGAGCGCACACCGCTGACGGAGGCGGAACGACTGAGACGGCAGAAGATGATTGTGCTGCCTGTCATGGTGCTGGTGTTCCTCGGTGCGATGTGGCTGATTTTTGGCCCATCGTCTGAGGGGACGAAAGAGCCGGGCATGGACGGCTACAACATGGAGATGCCGGATGCCGACAAGGCCGACAGGCAGATTATCGGCGACAAGGCGAAGGCCTATGAGCAGGGAGCGATGGAGGAACGTAAGGAGAACCGCAACCGCTCGATGATGGAGCTGGGGGATATGTTCGACCGTGAAGTGGCTGGAAACGAATCCTCTGCGGATTTCAGTCTGACCGATAATGACAGCACGGAAAAGAGCAAGCCCCTGGCGCCGCAAAGCATCCGTTCGTCTGCCACTGCCTACCGTGACTTGAACACCACGCTTGGCAGTTTCTATGAGCAGCCAAAGGAGGAAAATGCGGAGATGGAGGAGCTGCTGGAGCGCATTGCCTCGCTGGAATCAGAACTTGAAAGCGAGAAAGACAAGGCTTCCGATATGGACGACCAAGTGGCACTCATGGAAAAGTCCTACGAACTGGCGGCAAAATATATGGGCGGTCAGAATGGCGGACAACCCAAACAGGAGGCAATGCCTGCCACTGTGAGCAAAGCAGGAAAGAATGCTGTCAGTCCCGTAAGGCAGGTGACGAAGCAGGTGGTATCCGCCCTCGGACAGCCGATGAGTAACGAGGAGTTCGTCGCCGCCAATGCGCAGGAGCGAAATTATGGTTTCAACACCGCTGTGGGCAAGGTCGGGGTGACGGACAAGAACACCATATCGGCGTGCGTCTATGGAGCGCAGAGCGTGACGGACGGGCAGGCGGTGAAGCTGCGCCTGTTGGAGCCGATGGCCGTGGCGGAACGGATTATTCCCCGAAATGCAGTGGTGGTAGGGGCGGCACGTGTGCAGGGCGAACGCCTCGACATCGAAATCACCTCGATAGAGCATGAGGGAACCATCGTGCCTGTGGAGCTTTCGGTCTATGACACGGACGGGCAGCAGGGCATCTTCATCCCCGGCTCGATGGAGATGGATGCGGTGCGGGAGGTTGCCGCCAACATGGGTGGTTCGCTTGGCAGCAGCATCAACATCTCTACCAATGCGGGGGCACAGTTGGCCTCCGACCTCGGCAAGGGGCTGATACAGGGCACAAGTCAGTATATCGCCAAGAAGATGCGTACCGTGAAGGTGCATCTGAAGGCGGGCTACAAGGTGATGCTGTATCAGGACAGAGACTGA
- a CDS encoding DUF6956 domain-containing protein, which produces MSETYQTLIVRFCEPITTLDGIFDDAEAWGVSTLKGWIDNYESSRFTAIDSHTAVITSEYNMECLKEWLEKYTSITEKLEY; this is translated from the coding sequence ATGAGCGAGACCTATCAAACACTGATTGTCAGGTTCTGCGAGCCAATCACTACATTGGACGGAATATTTGACGATGCCGAAGCATGGGGAGTTTCCACCTTAAAGGGGTGGATAGACAACTACGAGAGCAGCCGTTTCACCGCCATTGACAGCCACACGGCAGTCATAACGAGCGAGTACAACATGGAATGTCTGAAAGAGTGGTTGGAGAAGTACACTTCTATCACTGAGAAATTAGAGTATTGA